The Saccharopolyspora gloriosae genome has a segment encoding these proteins:
- the serA gene encoding phosphoglycerate dehydrogenase: MTNRPVVLIAEKLAPSVLEALGDEVEIRHVDGTDRPALLAAVADADALLVRSATKVDAEVLSATSKLKVVARAGVGLDNVEVPAATERGVMVVNAPTSNIVSAAEHALALLLSVARNVSAADASLKAGEWKRSSYSGVELNGKTVGVVGLGKIGQLFAQRIAAFGTKLIAYDPYVSASRAAQLGIELVSLEDLLARADALSIHLPKTAETLGLIGAEELKKAKKGLIVVNAARGGLIDEEALAESIRSGHLGGAGIDVYKTEPTTSSPLFELDNVVATPHLGASTAEAQDRAGTDVARSVLLALRGDFVPDAVNVQGGAVGEEVRPYLPLTQKLGQLLSAVLGSTPTSVTVEARGELADEDVSVLQLAALRGVFSGAVDSQVTFVNAPQLAEDLGVEVEVKTTSESPHHRSVVTVRAGLADGRSAVVSGALSGADLVEKLIEVNGRHFDLRAEGSVLLLEYPDRPGVMGKVGTLLGEVGVNIEAATVSQTTERSDAIMLLRVDRPVEAGVLEPIGAAVGARTVRTVDFE; this comes from the coding sequence GTGACCAATCGTCCTGTCGTCCTGATCGCCGAGAAGCTGGCCCCCTCCGTGCTCGAAGCGCTCGGAGATGAGGTCGAGATCCGCCACGTCGACGGCACGGACCGGCCGGCCCTGCTCGCTGCCGTCGCCGACGCCGACGCACTGCTGGTCCGCTCCGCGACCAAGGTCGACGCCGAGGTCCTGTCCGCCACGAGCAAGCTCAAGGTCGTCGCCCGCGCCGGCGTGGGCCTGGACAACGTCGAGGTGCCCGCCGCCACCGAGCGCGGCGTGATGGTGGTCAACGCCCCCACCTCCAACATCGTCTCCGCCGCCGAGCACGCGCTGGCGCTGCTGCTGTCGGTGGCCCGCAATGTGTCCGCCGCGGACGCGAGCCTGAAGGCGGGGGAGTGGAAGCGCAGCTCCTACAGCGGCGTCGAGCTCAACGGCAAGACCGTCGGCGTCGTCGGCCTCGGCAAGATCGGGCAGCTGTTCGCGCAGCGCATCGCCGCCTTCGGCACCAAGCTCATCGCCTACGACCCCTACGTGTCCGCCTCGCGCGCCGCGCAGCTGGGCATTGAACTGGTGAGCCTGGAGGACCTGCTGGCGCGGGCCGACGCGCTCTCCATCCACCTGCCGAAGACGGCCGAGACGCTGGGCCTGATCGGTGCGGAGGAGCTGAAGAAGGCCAAGAAGGGCCTGATCGTCGTCAACGCCGCTCGCGGCGGTCTCATCGACGAGGAGGCGCTGGCCGAGTCGATCCGCAGCGGCCACCTCGGCGGCGCGGGCATCGACGTCTACAAGACCGAGCCCACGACCTCCAGCCCGCTGTTCGAGCTGGACAACGTCGTCGCCACGCCGCACCTGGGCGCCTCCACCGCCGAGGCGCAGGACCGCGCGGGAACCGACGTGGCCCGCTCGGTGCTGCTGGCGCTGCGCGGCGACTTCGTCCCGGACGCGGTGAACGTGCAGGGCGGCGCCGTCGGCGAAGAGGTGCGCCCGTACCTGCCGCTGACCCAGAAGCTGGGGCAGTTGCTGTCGGCCGTGCTGGGCAGCACGCCGACCTCGGTGACCGTGGAGGCGCGCGGCGAGCTCGCCGACGAGGACGTGTCGGTGCTGCAGCTCGCGGCGCTGCGCGGCGTGTTCTCCGGGGCCGTGGACAGCCAGGTCACCTTCGTCAATGCGCCGCAGCTCGCCGAGGACCTCGGCGTCGAGGTCGAGGTGAAGACCACCTCGGAGAGCCCGCACCACCGCAGCGTCGTCACGGTGCGCGCAGGTCTCGCCGACGGGCGTTCGGCGGTCGTGTCGGGCGCGCTGTCCGGCGCGGACCTGGTGGAGAAGCTCATCGAGGTCAACGGCCGCCACTTCGACCTGCGGGCCGAGGGCAGCGTGCTGCTGCTGGAGTACCCGGACCGTCCCGGCGTGATGGGCAAGGTCGGCACCCTGCTCGGCGAGGTGGGCGTGAACATCGAGGCGGCCACCGTCAGCCAGACCACCGAGCGTTCCGACGCGATCATGCTGCTGCGGGTGGACCGTCCCGTCGAGGCAGGCGTGCTGGAGCCGATCGGTGCCGCCGTCGGCGCCCGCACGGTGCGGACCGTCGACTTCGAATGA
- a CDS encoding 3-isopropylmalate dehydrogenase — protein MRLAVIPGDGIGPEVVAEALKVLGEVVPDTEITRYDLGAARWHATGELLPESVLTELRQHDAILLGAVGDPSVPSGILERGLLLRLRFELDHHVNLRPARLYPGVKSPVNDPGEIDMVVVREGTEGPYAGNGGLLRKDTTHEIATEVSLNTAFGVERVVRDAFARAASRPRKHLTLVHKTNVLTHAGSLWSRVVEEVSLQHPDVTVAYQHVDATTIHLVTDPSRFDVIVTDNLFGDILTDLAGAVTGGIGLAASGNIDATRRNPSMFEPVHGSAPDIAGHGSADPTAAVLSVALLLDHVGQTEAARRVEASVAFDLATRDHSAPGATFAVGDRLAALVSSREVAQQA, from the coding sequence ATGCGGCTCGCTGTGATCCCCGGTGACGGGATCGGGCCGGAAGTAGTGGCCGAGGCGCTCAAGGTGCTCGGTGAGGTCGTTCCCGATACCGAGATCACTCGATACGACCTGGGAGCCGCGCGCTGGCACGCGACCGGTGAGCTGCTACCGGAATCGGTGCTCACCGAATTGCGCCAGCACGATGCGATCCTGCTCGGTGCGGTCGGCGACCCCTCGGTGCCCAGCGGGATCCTCGAGCGGGGGCTGCTGCTGCGGCTGCGCTTCGAGCTCGACCACCACGTCAATCTCCGCCCAGCCCGGCTGTACCCGGGCGTGAAGAGCCCGGTCAACGACCCGGGTGAGATCGACATGGTGGTGGTGCGCGAAGGCACCGAAGGCCCGTACGCGGGCAACGGCGGGCTGCTGCGCAAGGACACCACGCACGAGATCGCCACCGAGGTCAGCCTCAACACGGCGTTCGGCGTGGAGCGGGTCGTGCGGGACGCGTTCGCCCGTGCCGCATCCCGTCCGCGCAAGCACCTCACGCTGGTGCACAAGACCAACGTGCTCACGCACGCCGGTTCCTTGTGGTCCCGCGTGGTCGAAGAGGTCTCGCTGCAGCACCCCGACGTGACGGTGGCCTACCAGCACGTGGACGCCACCACGATCCACTTGGTGACCGACCCGAGCCGGTTCGACGTGATCGTCACCGACAACCTGTTCGGCGACATCCTCACCGACCTGGCGGGCGCGGTCACCGGCGGCATCGGGCTGGCGGCGAGCGGCAACATCGACGCCACGCGCCGGAACCCGAGCATGTTCGAGCCGGTGCACGGCAGCGCGCCGGACATCGCCGGGCACGGTTCGGCGGACCCGACGGCCGCGGTGCTGTCGGTGGCGCTGCTGCTCGACCACGTCGGGCAGACCGAGGCGGCACGGCGGGTGGAGGCATCGGTGGCCTTCGACCTGGCGACTCGTGACCACTCGGCGCCGGGCGCGACCTTCGCCGTCGGCGATCGGCTGGCGGCGCTGGTGTCCTCCCGCGAGGTGGCCCAGCAGGCCTGA
- the cimA gene encoding citramalate synthase, translating to MTRTTPTASPLGDEFHVYDTTLRDGAQREGISYSVPDKIAVARLLDSLGVGFIEGGWPGALPKDTEFFARAAAGELELRHAALVAFGATRRAGAQAHEDPQVQALAASGAPVVTLVAKSDRRHIERALRTSVDENCAMVADTVRYLVGEGRRVFVDAEHFFDGYAHDPDCSLRVLEAAVTAGADVAVLCDTNGGQLPTGLADTVREVVARTGFRVGIHCQDDTSCAVANSVAAVQAGATHVQCTANGYGERAGNADLFAVLGNLTTKLDMPVLPAGRIAELTRVSHALTEIANLAPDTHQAYVGASAFAHKAGLHASAIKVDPELYNHLDPAVVGNKMRVLVTEMAGRASLELKGAELGLDLTDSPTAVSAAVRKVKELEARGWSFEASDASLELLLRRELTAAGDEDAGEHDAPFDLESYRVVLDHRPDGAVVSEATVKVHVAGSRVIATAEGNGPVNALDAALREALVPRLPWLDSVELVDYKVRILTDASGTDAVTRVLVESRDGEDEWTTVGVHGSIVEASWLALCDALAYKALRHNAIAETR from the coding sequence GTGACTCGCACGACCCCGACAGCTTCCCCCTTGGGCGACGAATTCCACGTCTACGACACCACGCTGCGCGACGGAGCCCAGCGGGAAGGGATCTCCTACTCGGTTCCGGACAAGATCGCGGTCGCCCGGCTGCTGGACTCCCTCGGCGTCGGCTTCATCGAAGGCGGCTGGCCCGGCGCGCTGCCGAAGGACACCGAGTTCTTCGCCCGCGCCGCCGCCGGTGAACTGGAACTGCGCCACGCCGCGCTCGTCGCCTTCGGCGCCACCCGCCGGGCCGGGGCGCAAGCGCACGAGGACCCGCAGGTGCAGGCGCTCGCCGCCTCCGGTGCCCCGGTCGTCACGCTCGTGGCCAAGTCCGACCGCAGGCACATCGAACGCGCGCTGCGCACCAGCGTGGACGAGAACTGCGCCATGGTCGCCGACACCGTGCGCTACCTGGTCGGTGAGGGGCGCCGCGTGTTCGTCGACGCCGAGCACTTCTTCGACGGCTACGCCCACGACCCGGACTGCTCGCTGCGCGTGCTGGAGGCCGCGGTGACCGCCGGCGCCGATGTGGCGGTGCTCTGCGACACCAACGGCGGGCAGCTGCCCACCGGGCTCGCCGACACCGTGCGGGAAGTCGTGGCGCGCACCGGATTCCGCGTCGGCATCCACTGCCAGGACGACACCTCCTGCGCCGTGGCGAACTCGGTCGCGGCGGTGCAGGCGGGCGCGACACACGTGCAGTGCACCGCGAACGGTTACGGGGAACGCGCGGGCAACGCCGACCTGTTCGCCGTGCTCGGCAACCTCACGACGAAGCTGGACATGCCGGTGCTGCCTGCGGGCAGGATCGCCGAGCTCACCCGCGTCTCGCACGCGCTCACCGAGATCGCCAACCTCGCCCCGGACACCCACCAGGCCTACGTGGGCGCGTCGGCGTTCGCGCACAAGGCCGGACTGCACGCCAGCGCGATCAAAGTGGACCCGGAGCTCTACAACCACCTCGACCCGGCCGTCGTGGGCAACAAGATGCGGGTGCTGGTCACCGAAATGGCCGGGCGGGCGAGCCTCGAACTCAAAGGCGCCGAGCTCGGGCTCGACCTGACGGACTCGCCGACGGCCGTCAGCGCAGCGGTGCGCAAGGTCAAGGAGCTGGAGGCGCGCGGCTGGTCCTTCGAAGCCTCCGACGCCTCGCTGGAACTGTTGCTGCGCCGCGAACTCACCGCGGCGGGCGACGAGGACGCGGGCGAGCACGACGCACCGTTCGACCTGGAGTCCTACCGGGTGGTGCTCGATCACCGGCCGGACGGCGCGGTCGTGTCGGAGGCGACGGTGAAGGTGCACGTGGCGGGCAGCCGGGTGATCGCCACCGCCGAGGGCAACGGCCCGGTGAACGCGCTGGACGCCGCGCTTCGGGAGGCGCTCGTGCCGCGATTGCCGTGGCTGGACTCGGTGGAACTGGTGGACTACAAGGTCCGCATCCTCACCGATGCCTCCGGGACGGACGCGGTGACGCGGGTGCTGGTCGAGTCCCGCGACGGCGAGGACGAGTGGACCACGGTCGGCGTGCACGGCAGCATCGTCGAGGCGAGTTGGCTGGCCCTGTGCGACGCCCTCGCCTACAAGGCACTGCGGCACAACGCGATCGCCGAGACGCGGTGA
- a CDS encoding fumarylacetoacetate hydrolase family protein: protein MRLARVAHSDGVSFVALEPDPSAPQEKVLAIEIDQHPFGDPTFTGRKWPMADVRLLAPILPSKVICVGKNYADHAKEMGGAAPENPVIFMKPSTSVTSPNAPIKLPPNSERVDYEGELAAVIGQPCKDVPEARGLEVILGYTIANDVTARDQQQADGQWTRAKGYDTFCPLGPWIDTSVDPADLGLRTELDGELKQESRTSLMLHDVAGLVSWVSRVMTLLPGDVILTGTPAGVGPVQSGQSVSVSIDGLGTLTNPVQ, encoded by the coding sequence GTGCGCCTGGCCCGAGTCGCCCACTCCGATGGAGTGTCGTTCGTCGCGCTGGAACCCGATCCGTCCGCGCCGCAGGAGAAGGTGCTGGCCATCGAGATCGACCAGCACCCGTTCGGCGACCCCACCTTCACCGGGCGCAAGTGGCCGATGGCCGACGTCCGCCTGCTCGCGCCGATCCTGCCCAGCAAGGTGATCTGCGTCGGGAAGAACTACGCGGACCACGCGAAGGAGATGGGCGGTGCGGCGCCGGAGAACCCGGTCATCTTCATGAAGCCGTCCACCTCGGTGACGAGCCCGAACGCGCCGATCAAGCTGCCGCCGAACTCGGAACGGGTGGACTACGAGGGCGAGCTCGCGGCCGTCATCGGCCAGCCCTGCAAGGACGTTCCCGAAGCCCGCGGTCTTGAGGTGATCCTGGGCTACACGATCGCCAACGACGTCACGGCCCGGGACCAGCAGCAGGCGGACGGGCAGTGGACGCGCGCCAAGGGCTACGACACGTTCTGCCCGCTGGGACCGTGGATCGACACCTCCGTCGACCCGGCGGACCTGGGCTTGCGCACCGAGCTCGACGGGGAGCTCAAGCAGGAGTCGCGGACGTCGCTGATGCTGCACGACGTCGCCGGGCTCGTGTCGTGGGTCTCGCGCGTCATGACGCTGCTGCCGGGTGACGTGATCCTCACCGGCACGCCCGCCGGGGTCGGGCCGGTGCAGTCGGGGCAGAGCGTCTCGGTCTCCATCGACGGCCTGGGCACCCTCACCAACCCGGTGCAGTAA
- a CDS encoding FAD-dependent oxidoreductase has protein sequence MERTTCCIIGGGPAGMVLGLLLARSGVRVTVLEKHGDFLRDFRGDTVHPTTLQLMDDLGLAERFAELPQRRMETVRLPVGEDGGFITIGDFRLLPIKYNYVALVPQWDLLDLLADEAKQEDGFSLRMRTEVTGLIREGGRVNGVHYREADGTTGELRADITVACDGRDSLARRLPELGLRDFPTPMDVRWFRVPRKEDDPSGLVGLIRDRTFTALIDRGDYYQTASIIEKNTDADGRSAPIEKFNRRLRHLVPWLDDGRELVEDWDDVKLLHVTLDRLSKWHVPGLLCIGDAAHAMSPVGGIGINLAVQDAVAAARHLATPLREGRLRRRHVAAIQRRRWPTTVLIQGLQKVLHRNGVEPGLRGAIDFGSARLPLPLRLITRMPALRMLPPYVLAYGALRERPPREAVRK, from the coding sequence ATGGAGCGCACGACTTGCTGCATCATCGGCGGGGGTCCCGCGGGCATGGTCCTGGGTCTGCTGCTGGCCCGGTCCGGGGTGCGGGTCACCGTCCTGGAGAAGCACGGTGATTTCCTCCGCGACTTCCGCGGCGACACCGTGCATCCGACGACGCTGCAACTCATGGACGACCTGGGGCTGGCGGAACGGTTCGCCGAGCTGCCGCAGCGCCGGATGGAGACGGTGCGGCTGCCCGTCGGCGAAGACGGCGGTTTCATCACCATCGGCGACTTCCGGCTGCTGCCGATCAAGTACAACTACGTCGCGCTGGTCCCGCAGTGGGACCTGCTGGACCTGCTCGCGGACGAGGCGAAGCAGGAGGACGGCTTCTCACTCCGGATGCGCACCGAGGTCACCGGGCTGATCCGGGAGGGCGGCCGGGTCAACGGCGTGCACTACCGCGAGGCCGACGGCACCACCGGGGAGCTGCGCGCCGACATCACCGTCGCCTGCGACGGACGGGATTCGCTCGCCCGGCGGCTGCCGGAGCTCGGGCTGCGGGACTTCCCCACCCCGATGGACGTGCGCTGGTTCCGGGTGCCGCGCAAGGAAGACGATCCGTCCGGGCTGGTCGGGCTGATCCGCGACCGCACGTTCACGGCGCTGATCGACCGCGGCGACTACTACCAGACGGCCTCGATCATCGAGAAGAACACCGACGCCGACGGCCGGTCCGCGCCGATCGAGAAGTTCAACCGGCGGCTGCGTCACCTCGTGCCGTGGCTGGACGACGGCCGCGAACTGGTCGAGGACTGGGACGACGTGAAGCTGCTGCACGTCACGCTCGACCGGCTGAGCAAGTGGCACGTTCCGGGCCTGTTGTGCATCGGGGACGCGGCGCATGCGATGTCCCCGGTCGGCGGCATCGGCATCAACCTGGCCGTGCAGGACGCGGTGGCCGCCGCCCGCCACCTGGCGACTCCGCTGCGGGAGGGCCGGTTGCGCCGCAGGCACGTGGCGGCGATCCAACGCAGGCGCTGGCCGACGACCGTGCTGATCCAGGGGTTGCAGAAGGTGTTGCACCGCAACGGGGTCGAGCCCGGTCTGCGCGGCGCCATCGACTTCGGGTCGGCCCGGCTGCCACTCCCGTTGCGGCTGATCACGCGGATGCCCGCGCTGCGCATGCTCCCGCCGTACGTGCTGGCTTACGGAGCGCTCCGCGAACGCCCACCGCGCGAGGCGGTGCGGAAGTGA
- the gltX gene encoding glutamate--tRNA ligase encodes MSTPEFATPAPGTVRARFCPSPTGTPHVGLIRTALFNWAFARHHEGTLVFRIEDTDASRDSQESYDALLEALRWLGLDWDEGPGVGGEHGPYRQSERKEIYADIAQRLLAAGELYEAFSSPEEVEARHQAAGRDPKLGYDNFDRDLTDEQKAAHRAEGRTPVLRLRMPEHDITFTDLVRGDITFRAGTVPDPVLVRGSGDALYTLTNPVDDALMRITHVLRGEDLLSSTPRQIALYEALRRIGVTDFIPEFGHLPFVMGEGNKKLSKRDPASDLFHHRDRGFLPEGLLNYLALLGWSIADDRDVFTLDEMVEAFDISRVSGNPARFDQKKADAINSAHLRALAPDDFVQRVVPYLIDGGVLDDEPTQQQLDTVRAAAPLVQERLIVLSDAVGMLRFLFAGEDFAPEEASANKALGEDARPVLDAAIGALDALPEWTTEAIEAALKESVVDGLGIKPRKAFAPVRVAVTGRTVSPPLYESMELLGRDVSLNRLRRALV; translated from the coding sequence ATGAGCACGCCAGAGTTCGCCACACCAGCGCCCGGAACCGTCCGCGCCCGGTTCTGCCCGTCACCGACCGGCACACCGCACGTCGGGCTCATCCGCACCGCCCTGTTCAACTGGGCTTTCGCCCGGCACCACGAAGGCACCTTGGTGTTCCGCATCGAGGACACCGACGCCAGCCGGGACAGCCAAGAGTCCTACGACGCGCTACTCGAAGCGCTGCGGTGGCTCGGCCTCGACTGGGACGAAGGTCCCGGAGTCGGCGGCGAACACGGGCCGTACCGGCAGAGCGAGCGCAAAGAGATCTACGCCGACATCGCGCAGCGCCTGCTGGCCGCCGGTGAGCTCTACGAGGCGTTCTCCTCGCCCGAAGAGGTCGAAGCCCGGCACCAGGCCGCAGGCCGCGACCCCAAGCTCGGCTACGACAACTTCGACCGCGACCTCACCGACGAGCAGAAGGCCGCCCACCGCGCCGAAGGCCGCACACCCGTGCTGCGGCTGCGGATGCCGGAACACGACATCACCTTCACCGACCTCGTCCGCGGCGACATCACCTTCCGCGCAGGCACCGTGCCCGACCCGGTGCTGGTGCGCGGCAGCGGAGACGCGCTCTACACGCTCACCAACCCCGTCGACGACGCGCTCATGCGCATCACGCACGTGCTGCGCGGCGAAGACCTGCTCTCCTCGACGCCGCGGCAGATCGCGCTCTACGAGGCGCTGCGGCGCATCGGCGTCACCGACTTCATCCCCGAGTTCGGGCACCTGCCGTTCGTCATGGGCGAAGGCAACAAGAAGCTCTCCAAGCGCGACCCCGCTTCCGACCTGTTCCACCACCGGGACCGCGGATTCCTGCCCGAAGGACTGCTCAACTACCTCGCGCTGCTCGGCTGGTCCATCGCCGACGACCGCGACGTGTTCACCCTCGACGAAATGGTCGAAGCCTTCGACATCAGCCGGGTCAGCGGCAACCCCGCCCGGTTCGACCAGAAGAAGGCCGACGCGATCAACTCCGCGCACCTGCGGGCGCTCGCCCCGGACGACTTCGTGCAGCGCGTCGTGCCCTACCTGATCGACGGCGGCGTGCTCGACGACGAGCCGACCCAACAGCAGCTCGACACCGTGCGGGCCGCCGCGCCGCTCGTGCAGGAACGGCTCATCGTGCTCTCCGACGCCGTCGGCATGCTGCGATTCCTGTTCGCGGGCGAGGACTTCGCACCCGAAGAGGCCTCCGCGAACAAGGCGCTCGGCGAAGACGCCCGGCCCGTGCTCGACGCCGCCATCGGCGCGCTCGACGCCCTTCCCGAATGGACCACCGAAGCCATCGAAGCGGCGCTGAAAGAGTCCGTCGTGGACGGACTCGGCATCAAACCGCGCAAGGCCTTCGCGCCCGTCCGGGTAGCCGTCACCGGCCGCACCGTCTCGCCGCCGCTGTACGAATCCATGGAACTGCTCGGCCGCGACGTCTCGCTGAACCGGCTCCGCCGCGCGCTCGTCTGA
- a CDS encoding HAD family hydrolase: MTSVPHPPTTPELGRIKAVCLDIDDTLLDNAASSRLGLRALIGNDAAWPVWRHTTEDHYERYVAGEVDFATMCVERTRAFFAAFGEQISDAEATAREDHRMAAMQAAWCLFDDALPCLEWMRASGLQLAVITNAPSAYQRKKISRTGLAGTFDSMLISGELGVAKPDPRIFHAACDALDAAPHEVVHVGDRLDTDALGAADAGLHGVWLNRNGTEHAPPEGVSMITSLAELPELLVCDLPFAPGIPGRPDPGATAPHETTRIGALTR; encoded by the coding sequence GTGACATCCGTGCCGCACCCTCCGACCACGCCTGAACTCGGCCGCATCAAAGCCGTGTGCCTGGACATCGACGACACCCTTCTCGACAACGCCGCCTCCTCCCGCCTCGGCCTGCGCGCCCTCATCGGCAACGACGCCGCCTGGCCCGTGTGGCGCCACACCACCGAAGACCACTACGAGCGATACGTCGCAGGCGAAGTGGACTTCGCCACCATGTGCGTCGAACGCACCCGCGCCTTCTTCGCCGCCTTCGGCGAACAGATCAGCGACGCCGAAGCAACCGCCCGCGAAGACCACCGGATGGCCGCCATGCAAGCCGCCTGGTGCCTGTTCGACGACGCGCTGCCCTGTCTCGAATGGATGCGCGCCAGCGGCCTGCAACTCGCCGTCATCACCAACGCGCCCAGCGCCTACCAACGCAAGAAGATCAGCCGCACCGGACTCGCCGGAACCTTCGACAGCATGCTCATCTCCGGTGAACTCGGTGTCGCCAAACCGGATCCGCGGATCTTCCACGCCGCCTGCGACGCCCTCGACGCCGCCCCGCACGAAGTCGTGCACGTCGGCGACCGGCTCGACACCGACGCGCTCGGCGCCGCCGACGCCGGCCTGCACGGCGTCTGGCTCAACCGCAACGGCACCGAACACGCGCCGCCCGAGGGCGTATCCATGATCACCAGCCTCGCCGAGCTCCCCGAACTGCTCGTCTGCGACCTGCCGTTCGCCCCCGGAATCCCCGGCCGACCCGACCCCGGCGCCACGGCACCACACGAGACCACGCGCATCGGCGCGCTCACCCGCTGA
- a CDS encoding IclR family transcriptional regulator, giving the protein MGQHSGIGVLDKAVAVLQAVAGEPCGLTELCGRTGLPRATAHRLAVGLEVHRLLRRGSDGRWRPGAALAELAGGAVDPLLEAASTILPKLRDITGESVQLYRRDGMQRLCIASAEPPSGLRDTVPVGSTLPMVAGSGAKVLAAWADPATQRAVLAEAVFGERTLLEVRRRGWAQSVAERESGVASVSAPVRDSQGGVVAAISVSGPIDRMGRRPGSRWAADLLAATEGLQNRL; this is encoded by the coding sequence GTGGGACAGCATAGCGGCATCGGAGTGTTGGACAAGGCAGTGGCCGTGTTGCAGGCCGTGGCGGGCGAACCGTGCGGTTTGACGGAGTTGTGCGGGCGCACGGGCCTGCCCAGGGCGACCGCGCATCGGCTGGCCGTGGGCTTGGAGGTGCACCGCCTGCTGCGCCGCGGTTCGGATGGGCGGTGGCGCCCCGGTGCCGCGCTGGCGGAGCTGGCGGGCGGCGCCGTCGATCCGTTGCTGGAGGCGGCCTCCACGATCCTGCCCAAATTGCGGGACATCACCGGCGAAAGCGTCCAGCTCTACCGCAGGGACGGCATGCAGCGCTTGTGCATCGCTTCCGCGGAACCTCCCAGCGGCTTGCGGGACACGGTCCCCGTCGGCAGCACCCTTCCGATGGTCGCCGGCTCCGGCGCCAAGGTTTTGGCGGCCTGGGCGGACCCGGCGACACAACGCGCGGTACTGGCGGAAGCGGTCTTCGGGGAGCGAACTCTCCTAGAGGTGAGAAGAAGGGGCTGGGCGCAAAGCGTCGCAGAACGGGAGTCGGGCGTAGCAAGCGTCTCGGCCCCCGTGAGGGACTCCCAAGGCGGAGTGGTGGCAGCCATCTCGGTCTCAGGCCCGATAGACCGAATGGGCCGCCGCCCAGGCTCCCGCTGGGCAGCAGACCTGCTAGCGGCAACAGAGGGCCTGCAAAACCGCCTATAA
- the leuD gene encoding 3-isopropylmalate dehydratase small subunit gives MEPFTQHTGVGVPLRRSNVDTDQIIPAVYLKRVARTGFEDALFAAWRNDDSFILNNDAFRNGSVLVAGPDFGTGSSREHAVWALKDYGFRVVISSRFADIFRGNSGKQGLLAAECSQSDVELLWKLLENEPGTQVTVDLEERTVQAKDLTVPFAIDDYTRWRLLEGLDDIGLTLRHAETIDTYEKTRPSFKPATLPARAG, from the coding sequence ATGGAACCGTTCACCCAGCACACCGGCGTCGGCGTTCCGCTGCGGCGGTCCAACGTGGACACTGACCAGATCATCCCTGCCGTGTACCTCAAGCGGGTCGCGCGCACCGGGTTCGAGGACGCGTTGTTCGCCGCGTGGCGCAACGACGACAGTTTCATCCTCAACAACGACGCCTTCCGCAACGGCAGCGTGCTGGTGGCCGGACCCGACTTCGGCACCGGATCGTCGCGCGAGCACGCCGTTTGGGCGCTCAAGGACTACGGCTTCCGAGTGGTCATCTCCTCTCGGTTCGCCGACATCTTCCGCGGCAACTCCGGCAAACAGGGGCTGCTCGCGGCCGAGTGCTCTCAGTCCGATGTGGAACTGCTCTGGAAGCTGCTGGAGAACGAGCCCGGCACCCAGGTGACCGTCGATCTGGAAGAGCGGACCGTGCAGGCGAAAGACCTCACCGTCCCGTTCGCCATCGACGACTACACCCGCTGGCGGCTGCTGGAAGGGCTCGACGACATCGGTTTGACCCTGCGCCACGCCGAGACGATCGACACGTACGAGAAAACCCGCCCTTCCTTCAAGCCGGCGACGCTGCCCGCCCGCGCGGGCTGA
- a CDS encoding HU family DNA-binding protein, with translation MNKAQLIEALAERLGDKKTASQAVEGVVDLIVRNVNKGEKVNITGFGVFEKRARAARTARNPRTGEAVKVKKTNVPAFRAGTQFKEVVGGSRKLPRATAAKSAGTKSAGTRTTATKTAGTGRAAAKSTGTATKAPATKAAGTRSTAKTAAATKTAPKKAATTRSSAKPAATKAAPKTAAGSKATAAKSTGTKATATKAATGKTTASKATASKAAPKKAATTKAAPKAAATKSTAKGSAAKTSAAKTSTSTAKASAGKTTARKTAKK, from the coding sequence GTGAACAAAGCCCAACTCATCGAGGCACTCGCGGAACGCCTCGGCGACAAGAAGACCGCCAGTCAGGCGGTAGAGGGCGTCGTGGACCTCATCGTCCGCAACGTCAACAAGGGCGAAAAGGTCAACATCACCGGCTTCGGTGTCTTCGAGAAGCGTGCACGTGCCGCCCGCACCGCGCGCAACCCGCGCACCGGCGAGGCCGTCAAGGTGAAGAAGACCAACGTCCCGGCATTCCGCGCCGGCACCCAGTTCAAGGAAGTCGTGGGCGGCAGCCGGAAACTGCCCCGCGCGACCGCCGCGAAGTCGGCGGGCACCAAGTCCGCGGGCACCCGCACCACCGCGACGAAGACCGCGGGCACCGGGCGTGCCGCGGCCAAGTCCACCGGTACGGCGACCAAGGCTCCTGCCACCAAGGCGGCGGGCACCCGCAGCACGGCCAAGACGGCGGCAGCCACCAAGACCGCGCCGAAGAAGGCCGCCACCACGCGGTCCAGCGCGAAGCCGGCCGCCACCAAGGCCGCGCCGAAGACGGCGGCGGGCAGCAAGGCCACCGCGGCCAAGTCCACCGGCACCAAGGCGACCGCGACCAAGGCCGCCACCGGCAAGACCACGGCTTCCAAGGCCACGGCGAGCAAGGCGGCGCCGAAGAAGGCCGCCACCACCAAGGCCGCGCCGAAGGCCGCCGCCACGAAGTCGACCGCCAAGGGCTCCGCCGCGAAGACCTCGGCGGCCAAGACGTCGACCTCGACCGCCAAGGCCTCCGCGGGCAAGACGACCGCGCGCAAGACCGCCAAGAAGTGA